Proteins from one Rhodohalobacter mucosus genomic window:
- a CDS encoding replication-associated recombination protein A — MDLFNEEQNNDMEMDESRSSGPLATRMRPDSLDEFTGQHHLVGEGKMLRRMIESGVIGSMIFYGPPSSGKTTLANVISKEIDARFEVINAVLDGVKELRKVVAKAKQQKKANGRKTILFVDEIHRWNKAQQDALLPHLESGVITLVGATTENPFYSLVNPLLSRCQLFELYPLTKENVKLMIDRALADSNKGLGFMDIVLYDEAKEYLAEYAGGDVRNALNALEVAALSTPRSEDGSVKITLEIAKESIQKRSVRFDRSGDEHYHFASAFIKSMRGSDADAALYWLNAMLEGGEDPGFIFRRLLIFASEDVGMADPYAITVINSTHEAFLKTGMPEGFYFLAHAVIFLSLCPKSNSTKAVFEVREQITKSGVEEVPAHLKDKTANKLASRYLDIENASDEYLYPHNYSGHWVDQQYLPDHLKSAGWYKPGNQGREPSLWQRLQKIKEGD, encoded by the coding sequence ATGGATCTGTTTAATGAAGAACAGAACAATGACATGGAAATGGACGAATCGCGGTCGTCTGGGCCGCTGGCTACCAGGATGAGGCCTGATTCACTTGATGAATTTACGGGTCAGCATCACCTGGTTGGGGAGGGCAAAATGCTTAGGCGCATGATCGAGAGCGGCGTTATCGGGTCAATGATTTTTTACGGACCCCCAAGTTCAGGCAAAACAACGCTGGCAAATGTGATATCGAAAGAGATAGACGCCCGGTTTGAGGTCATAAATGCGGTATTGGATGGGGTGAAGGAGCTCAGAAAGGTTGTTGCAAAAGCAAAACAGCAAAAAAAAGCCAATGGCAGGAAGACCATACTATTTGTGGATGAAATCCACAGGTGGAACAAAGCCCAGCAGGATGCCCTGCTTCCACATCTTGAATCGGGCGTGATTACGCTGGTAGGTGCAACAACGGAAAATCCTTTTTACTCTCTTGTGAATCCGCTGCTCTCACGATGTCAGCTGTTTGAGCTCTACCCGCTTACCAAAGAGAACGTAAAGCTGATGATTGACCGGGCTCTTGCGGATTCGAACAAGGGGCTCGGTTTTATGGATATTGTGCTTTACGACGAAGCAAAGGAGTATCTGGCGGAGTATGCAGGGGGTGACGTGCGCAACGCACTGAACGCCCTTGAAGTAGCAGCGCTTTCCACACCCAGATCAGAAGACGGCTCCGTGAAAATAACCCTTGAAATTGCGAAAGAGTCAATTCAGAAGCGAAGCGTGCGATTCGATCGCTCGGGAGATGAGCATTATCATTTTGCGTCAGCCTTTATCAAATCTATGAGAGGGTCGGATGCAGACGCGGCACTTTACTGGCTAAATGCAATGCTGGAGGGTGGGGAAGACCCTGGATTCATTTTCAGGAGACTTCTGATATTTGCATCCGAGGATGTTGGAATGGCGGATCCCTATGCAATTACGGTTATCAACAGTACACACGAGGCTTTTCTTAAAACGGGTATGCCGGAGGGGTTCTATTTTCTGGCACATGCAGTCATCTTTCTCTCCCTATGCCCTAAAAGCAATAGCACAAAAGCTGTATTTGAAGTTCGTGAACAGATTACGAAAAGCGGAGTGGAGGAAGTGCCTGCCCACCTGAAGGATAAGACCGCGAATAAATTAGCTTCCAGGTATCTGGATATCGAAAATGCTTCGGACGAATACCTCTATCCGCATAATTATAGCGGTCATTGGGTAGACCAGCAATATCTTCCGGATCATTTGAAATCGGCCGGATGGTATAAGCCCGGTAATCAGGGAAGAGAGCCCTCCCTTTGGCAGCGCCTTCAAAAAATTAAAGAAGGTGATTAA
- a CDS encoding CBS domain-containing protein: MTVKDILNRKGNQVYSIHPHESVYDAIKKMTDLEIGALVVAEQDTIYGMISERDYTSKIILKGRSSASTPVKDIMSKQVFCVSTSDNVHTCMKIMTDKKIRHLPVLEKGSLAGLISIGDVVKSVIDQQKVEIHTLREYIAGSYPG; this comes from the coding sequence ATGACCGTTAAAGATATCCTAAATCGAAAAGGTAATCAGGTTTATTCCATTCATCCGCACGAATCGGTGTACGATGCCATCAAAAAGATGACTGACCTTGAAATCGGGGCCCTCGTTGTCGCGGAGCAGGATACCATTTATGGGATGATTTCCGAACGTGATTACACAAGCAAAATTATTTTAAAGGGTCGTTCATCGGCTTCCACACCGGTAAAGGATATTATGTCGAAGCAGGTTTTTTGTGTAAGCACATCCGACAATGTTCATACATGCATGAAAATCATGACCGATAAAAAAATACGTCATCTCCCTGTACTTGAAAAAGGAAGCCTTGCCGGCCTGATCTCAATCGGAGATGTTGTAAAATCAGTTATCGATCAACAAAAAGTAGAGATCCATACACTCAGAGAGTATATAGCGGGCAGCTATCCCGGCTGA
- a CDS encoding acyl-CoA carboxylase subunit beta: protein MSTNAKEERLKKLREDSKKGGGENRIKKQHKKGKLTARERIDLLADKGSFQEIDAFVTHRSSAFGLEGQRVLGDGVVTGFAKIDGRPVYLFSQDFTVFGGSLSETHAEKICKIMDLAMKNGVPVIGLNDSGGARIQEGVSSLGGYAEVFWRNSMASGVVPQISAVMGPCAGGAVYSPALTDFVYMVKNTSYMFVTGPNVVKTVTHEEVTSEDLGGASAHGTKSGVAHFTVENDAICLNDIRKLLSYLPQNCEEKTPKQQPLAADSSKAAKLDDIVPLNPNKPYDIKEVIEGVMDKGSFYEVQENYADNIVIGFARLDGRSVGVVANQPLSLAGVLDIDASLKGARFVRFCDAFNIPLVVFEDVPGFLPGTDQEWGGIIKHGAKLLYAFCEATVPKMTVITRKAYGGAYDVMNSKHIRADYNVAWPTAEIAVMGTKGAVEIIFRREIAAADDPEAKQKELEDQYNEEFAHPYKAAARGFIDDVIMPSETREKLIHAFEVCQNKAESVPRKKHDNLPL, encoded by the coding sequence ATGAGTACAAACGCAAAAGAAGAGCGCCTGAAAAAGTTACGCGAAGATTCTAAAAAGGGAGGCGGTGAAAATCGGATAAAAAAACAGCATAAAAAGGGAAAGCTGACAGCAAGAGAACGAATCGACCTCCTGGCCGATAAAGGGAGCTTTCAGGAGATCGATGCATTTGTAACCCATCGCAGTTCTGCTTTTGGGCTTGAGGGGCAGCGTGTACTGGGCGATGGCGTAGTGACCGGCTTTGCAAAGATTGACGGCCGGCCGGTATATCTTTTCAGTCAGGATTTTACGGTTTTTGGCGGGTCCCTTTCCGAGACCCATGCGGAAAAAATATGTAAGATTATGGATCTGGCAATGAAAAACGGTGTGCCGGTCATAGGGTTGAACGACTCGGGCGGAGCGCGCATCCAGGAGGGAGTGAGTTCTCTTGGAGGTTATGCGGAAGTGTTCTGGAGAAATTCAATGGCCTCGGGCGTGGTCCCACAGATTTCAGCCGTCATGGGACCCTGCGCCGGTGGAGCGGTATACAGTCCTGCCCTTACCGATTTTGTCTACATGGTAAAAAATACGAGCTACATGTTCGTAACCGGCCCCAATGTGGTTAAAACAGTAACCCATGAAGAGGTAACATCAGAAGATCTGGGAGGTGCATCAGCCCACGGAACGAAGTCGGGTGTAGCACATTTTACCGTTGAAAATGATGCAATCTGCCTCAATGACATCAGAAAGCTTCTGAGTTATTTACCGCAAAACTGTGAGGAGAAAACTCCGAAACAGCAGCCCCTTGCAGCGGATTCTTCGAAGGCGGCGAAACTTGATGATATCGTACCCCTCAATCCGAACAAGCCGTACGATATTAAAGAAGTGATTGAAGGGGTGATGGATAAAGGGTCGTTCTATGAAGTTCAGGAAAACTATGCGGACAATATTGTGATCGGTTTTGCACGGCTCGACGGCAGGTCTGTAGGTGTCGTTGCCAATCAACCGCTCTCGCTTGCAGGAGTTCTGGATATTGATGCATCCCTCAAGGGAGCGCGATTTGTCCGATTCTGCGATGCATTCAATATCCCGCTTGTGGTATTCGAGGATGTGCCGGGCTTTCTGCCGGGAACCGACCAGGAGTGGGGGGGAATCATCAAACACGGAGCCAAGCTCCTCTATGCTTTCTGTGAAGCAACAGTGCCCAAAATGACGGTGATCACGCGTAAAGCCTATGGCGGCGCCTATGATGTGATGAATTCAAAGCATATCCGCGCCGATTACAACGTGGCCTGGCCAACAGCGGAAATTGCAGTAATGGGGACAAAAGGAGCAGTTGAAATTATTTTCAGAAGGGAAATCGCTGCGGCTGACGATCCCGAAGCAAAACAGAAAGAACTGGAAGACCAATATAACGAAGAGTTTGCGCACCCGTATAAAGCCGCCGCCCGTGGGTTTATAGATGATGTGATCATGCCCTCCGAAACAAGGGAAAAATTGATCCATGCGTTTGAGGTATGTCAGAACAAGGCGGAGAGTGTTCCGCGTAAAAAGCACGACAACCTGCCGCTCTAG
- a CDS encoding ABC transporter ATP-binding protein: MIQLQADSLTKRYGKKSVLNGISFSYEGTILGIAGANGSGKTTLLKCLTGLLKPSSGSVTWQIEGIIINQADLKSHLGYAAPYIQLYEELTVAENLQFLSDLGNHARQSDLTGLLKTYDSAEFSDSLYGNLSTGQQQRVKLAASAVKDPSILILDEPGSNLDAKGKKLVEDMVHDYSSRGKMTIIASNQLDELKLCDKIIDLNK; encoded by the coding sequence ATGATTCAGCTGCAGGCCGACTCACTTACCAAGCGATATGGAAAGAAATCCGTTCTAAACGGAATTAGTTTCTCATATGAGGGTACAATACTGGGTATTGCAGGAGCAAACGGGTCTGGCAAGACAACGTTATTAAAATGCCTCACAGGATTACTGAAACCCTCTTCAGGATCCGTTACCTGGCAAATCGAGGGGATAATTATAAACCAGGCTGATTTAAAATCTCATCTTGGCTATGCTGCTCCATACATCCAGCTATATGAAGAACTTACCGTTGCCGAGAATTTACAGTTTTTATCGGATCTTGGAAACCATGCAAGACAGAGCGACCTGACTGGACTTCTTAAAACGTATGATTCGGCTGAATTTTCTGATTCACTTTACGGTAATTTGTCAACAGGTCAGCAGCAGCGAGTCAAACTTGCTGCGTCTGCCGTCAAGGATCCGTCCATTTTAATACTCGATGAACCCGGCTCAAATCTGGATGCAAAAGGTAAAAAGCTGGTTGAAGATATGGTTCACGACTATTCCAGCCGGGGCAAAATGACCATCATTGCTTCAAACCAGCTGGATGAGCTGAAATTATGCGATAAAATTATTGATCTGAACAAATAA
- a CDS encoding aminopeptidase produces MYTPDDLKLAKKLLEHSIELKEGENVMLQLIGLNGIGLIRALAEETRNRNAHPFIKLEDPETNRILLENGDDAFWQNQAITDQLPLMKQMNAFIGIRGAENIYENSNVSSEANKAYSDKFLNPVHFEERVNNTKWAVLRYPSAAFAMNAKMPTERFRTFYYDACLFDYNRLHEAMKPLEERLRKTGIIRLEGVGTDIEFSVEGQNWIPCYGKRNIPDGELFSSPILDSVNGQITYAPSVYQGKPFEYVKLIVKNGVVIDFDSSNNQALEEILNTDEGARRFGEFSFGLNPIIREPMYDILFDEKIYGSNHLTLGKDYEIAPNGNSSSIHWDLVCIGANVYFDGKLVREGRNFIADDLLGLNIDKLTAP; encoded by the coding sequence ATGTACACACCTGACGACCTCAAGCTTGCAAAAAAATTACTTGAACACAGCATTGAACTTAAGGAGGGAGAAAATGTAATGCTGCAGCTCATCGGGCTGAACGGAATCGGACTGATCCGCGCCCTTGCTGAGGAAACCAGGAACAGAAATGCCCATCCTTTTATAAAATTAGAGGATCCTGAAACCAACAGAATTCTGCTTGAAAACGGAGACGACGCTTTCTGGCAGAATCAGGCCATCACAGACCAGCTGCCGCTGATGAAACAGATGAATGCCTTTATCGGTATTCGGGGGGCAGAAAATATCTACGAGAATTCGAATGTAAGCAGTGAAGCGAATAAAGCCTACAGTGACAAATTTCTGAATCCAGTACATTTTGAGGAGCGTGTAAACAACACCAAATGGGCAGTTTTGCGCTACCCATCCGCTGCTTTCGCCATGAACGCGAAAATGCCGACCGAACGCTTCCGGACATTTTATTATGATGCCTGCCTGTTCGACTACAACAGGCTCCATGAAGCCATGAAGCCCCTGGAAGAACGGCTCCGGAAAACAGGCATCATCCGCCTGGAGGGAGTAGGTACGGATATTGAGTTTTCCGTAGAAGGCCAAAACTGGATTCCGTGCTATGGAAAACGCAATATCCCGGATGGTGAACTCTTTTCATCACCCATTCTGGACTCCGTGAACGGCCAGATTACCTATGCCCCGTCGGTGTACCAGGGGAAACCGTTCGAATATGTGAAACTGATTGTGAAAAACGGAGTAGTTATCGATTTCGATTCCTCCAATAATCAGGCACTTGAAGAAATTCTGAATACCGATGAGGGTGCCAGAAGGTTTGGAGAGTTTAGTTTCGGACTCAACCCCATCATCAGGGAGCCGATGTATGACATACTTTTTGATGAGAAAATATACGGTTCAAATCATCTCACACTGGGTAAGGATTATGAGATCGCGCCAAACGGCAATTCGAGCAGTATCCATTGGGACCTGGTTTGTATCGGCGCGAATGTATACTTCGACGGCAAACTTGTTCGGGAGGGCCGTAATTTTATTGCCGATGACCTTCTGGGGTTGAATATTGACAAGCTTACAGCACCATAA
- a CDS encoding tetratricopeptide repeat protein — protein sequence MHNSVITIITILFIVWQVQEAEVSTREALQAAASDSLLIHSLIDSSYENAFSNPDRALMFADSALRLSKENSYKKGIAGAHGELGYAYSVKGDFRKAIDHLNHGIAISRAIGDSLGWVSKINDLGSIYKSRNEYESAIELYFEALRLCRELDLQRGVAVTLGNIGLSYFEMDRNDRALEYYTQALELNETLGDESSLAKTYNNIGLLHGDEGRYKQAQNYHEKALKLRKELGYTIEIANSLNNIGRLLMQQGENVRAIDSLHTAMQINQDSDPELSSIIHENLARSYESAGMLDSALVHARKTRTLSEEYGTMLGVQVGYELMAGIYGKMGRFEEAYESQRSMTSIKDSILNIEMSRQINELQTKYETAQKEKEIALLEEERQREAMLRNVFLSGLILVAIIGLLIYNRQKLKIEKNRTELENKKLKEDQLSKDLAHKKRELTNQSLHLVQKNEMMKELKETIKEIRLKSEVNGRELQSLENIVDYSFNLDDDWEQFRHYFKAVHSGFFDSLKSACPDLTPNELRLAALAKLRLSVKETATILGITPASVKTARYRLRKKLGLNTKDSLSGFLADFEKKNLKSSIR from the coding sequence ATGCACAATTCTGTCATCACAATAATAACCATTCTTTTTATTGTGTGGCAGGTGCAAGAGGCTGAAGTTTCCACCCGAGAGGCTCTGCAAGCTGCAGCCTCCGATTCTTTACTCATTCATTCGCTTATCGACTCCAGTTACGAGAACGCCTTTTCCAATCCGGACCGTGCCCTTATGTTTGCAGACAGCGCTCTTCGCCTGTCAAAAGAGAACTCCTACAAAAAAGGAATTGCCGGTGCCCATGGCGAACTGGGGTATGCTTACAGCGTGAAAGGAGATTTTCGCAAGGCAATTGATCATTTAAATCATGGAATCGCAATAAGCCGCGCTATCGGGGACAGCCTGGGATGGGTTTCTAAGATTAACGACCTGGGCTCTATTTATAAATCCAGAAATGAATACGAATCGGCCATTGAACTCTACTTTGAAGCCCTGCGTCTTTGTCGGGAACTTGACCTTCAGCGTGGAGTGGCGGTAACGCTGGGTAATATTGGTCTCTCCTACTTTGAAATGGATCGGAATGACCGTGCTCTTGAATATTATACACAGGCACTTGAACTAAATGAAACGCTTGGAGATGAGAGCTCTCTGGCCAAAACATATAACAACATCGGCCTGTTACACGGTGACGAGGGAAGGTATAAGCAGGCACAAAATTACCACGAAAAGGCACTTAAACTCCGCAAAGAACTGGGTTATACAATTGAAATTGCAAACAGCCTGAACAATATCGGCCGGCTGCTCATGCAACAGGGCGAAAACGTGAGGGCCATCGACTCGTTGCATACGGCCATGCAGATAAACCAGGACAGCGATCCGGAGCTTTCCAGTATCATTCACGAAAACCTTGCCCGATCATATGAATCGGCGGGTATGCTTGATTCTGCACTGGTTCATGCACGTAAAACCAGGACGCTTTCGGAAGAGTATGGTACGATGCTTGGTGTACAGGTTGGATATGAGCTGATGGCCGGAATTTACGGCAAAATGGGCAGGTTCGAAGAGGCTTACGAATCCCAGCGGAGTATGACATCCATAAAAGATTCTATTCTGAATATAGAAATGTCGCGTCAAATCAACGAACTTCAGACGAAGTACGAAACAGCCCAAAAGGAGAAGGAGATTGCCCTTCTTGAGGAAGAGAGACAGCGGGAAGCCATGCTTCGAAATGTATTTCTATCGGGCCTCATTCTGGTTGCGATCATTGGTCTTCTGATCTATAATCGTCAAAAGCTGAAAATTGAGAAAAACCGTACCGAGCTTGAAAACAAGAAGCTGAAAGAAGATCAGCTCTCAAAAGATCTTGCCCATAAAAAAAGAGAACTGACAAATCAGTCACTCCATCTTGTTCAGAAGAATGAGATGATGAAAGAGTTGAAAGAGACAATCAAAGAAATTCGCCTTAAAAGTGAAGTTAACGGCAGGGAGTTGCAAAGCCTCGAGAATATTGTTGACTACAGTTTCAATCTGGATGATGACTGGGAACAGTTCCGACACTATTTCAAAGCTGTTCACTCTGGGTTTTTCGATTCCCTTAAGTCTGCCTGCCCGGATCTTACGCCCAATGAATTAAGGCTTGCCGCATTGGCAAAATTGCGTCTCTCCGTCAAAGAAACAGCCACTATTTTGGGCATTACACCCGCCAGCGTAAAAACTGCAAGGTATCGTCTTCGTAAAAAACTGGGGCTGAATACTAAAGACAGTCTGTCCGGGTTCCTGGCCGATTTTGAAAAAAAGAATTTAAAATCCTCCATCAGATAG
- a CDS encoding cupin domain-containing protein produces the protein MNMKAQLTTSILFIFALFLLGHQPLSAQDQVMSFTHTADDDKLEWGSCPAFMTESCRIAVLHGNPANPNADVFFKMQGNTTVPAHWHNSAERMVLVSGEMEVKYEGQEAEIITTGSYAYGPPEKPHRASCLSDEPCVLFIAFNKPVDAYPVEGTL, from the coding sequence ATGAACATGAAGGCACAACTCACAACTTCGATACTTTTCATTTTTGCCCTTTTCTTGCTGGGTCACCAGCCTTTATCCGCACAGGATCAAGTGATGTCGTTTACACACACCGCTGATGATGACAAACTGGAGTGGGGCAGCTGTCCTGCATTCATGACTGAAAGTTGCAGAATTGCAGTTCTGCACGGCAACCCGGCCAATCCCAATGCAGACGTTTTTTTCAAAATGCAGGGCAATACCACTGTACCCGCCCACTGGCATAACTCAGCAGAAAGAATGGTATTGGTTTCCGGAGAGATGGAAGTCAAATACGAGGGGCAAGAAGCCGAAATAATCACGACCGGTTCCTACGCATACGGTCCCCCTGAAAAACCGCATCGTGCTTCCTGCCTGTCGGATGAGCCGTGTGTGCTTTTCATCGCGTTTAATAAGCCGGTGGATGCCTATCCGGTTGAGGGTACCCTGTAA
- a CDS encoding OsmC family protein: protein MSDTNTIRRVFERNVEALEKRPSIGQSTGSTTVRLRNGTTCVITNGSKELVCDVGREQGGNDEGPGPGVLERGALGSCLAMGYSMWAAYLDIPVDHIEVHVESDFDARAMFGVGKNPPGFKEIRYDVMIESEADEETLQELIEKADAHSPVLDDFTRPVPVKRRVHIQPSRGLHTAGE from the coding sequence ATGTCTGACACAAATACAATCAGAAGGGTGTTTGAACGAAACGTTGAAGCACTTGAAAAGCGCCCCTCAATCGGACAGTCTACCGGATCTACAACTGTTCGTCTGCGAAACGGCACCACCTGTGTCATAACAAACGGTTCCAAAGAACTTGTATGCGATGTTGGCCGGGAACAGGGAGGCAATGATGAGGGACCGGGACCCGGTGTTCTCGAAAGAGGAGCCCTGGGCAGCTGTCTTGCAATGGGCTACTCAATGTGGGCAGCATATCTGGATATTCCGGTAGACCATATTGAGGTCCACGTTGAAAGTGATTTCGACGCGCGTGCCATGTTCGGGGTGGGAAAAAATCCTCCCGGGTTTAAGGAAATTCGCTATGACGTAATGATCGAAAGCGAGGCTGATGAAGAGACCTTGCAGGAACTGATAGAAAAAGCAGACGCCCACAGTCCGGTACTCGACGACTTCACGCGGCCTGTACCCGTAAAACGGAGGGTGCATATCCAGCCCTCACGGGGTCTGCATACAGCGGGAGAATAA
- a CDS encoding class I SAM-dependent methyltransferase, with product MKPNLQRRIQRYGWDKAAPYYDSGWQRQLKPAQLKLLNKAGLKPGESVLDVSCGTGLITQKVTEAVGSEGSVTGIDLSEQMIEKARTRLNGSYSNCSFRRMDAEDLIFEDITFDAAICSLGLMYFPRPERAIDEMFRVVKPGGRVSALVWGARQQCGWASIFPITDRRVKSDVCPLFFRLGIGDALEQAFMNAGFTHTDSCRFSKRLEFRDDEEACVAAFLGGAVALAYQKFDNQTREEVHAEYLDSIRQYKQAAGYSIPGEFVIVTGTR from the coding sequence ATGAAACCCAATCTGCAACGTCGCATTCAACGATACGGATGGGACAAAGCCGCACCCTATTACGACTCCGGCTGGCAAAGACAGCTTAAGCCGGCCCAGTTAAAACTTTTGAATAAAGCGGGCCTCAAACCCGGTGAGAGCGTTTTAGACGTTTCCTGCGGTACCGGTCTGATCACACAGAAGGTTACTGAAGCCGTGGGTTCTGAAGGAAGTGTAACCGGTATTGATTTGTCGGAACAGATGATTGAAAAAGCCCGAACTCGCCTGAATGGTTCCTACAGCAACTGCTCTTTCCGGCGTATGGATGCGGAAGATCTCATATTTGAGGACATAACATTCGATGCTGCTATCTGCTCGCTTGGACTGATGTATTTCCCCAGACCCGAGAGGGCCATTGATGAGATGTTTAGGGTTGTAAAGCCTGGCGGCAGGGTTTCAGCACTGGTATGGGGTGCAAGGCAGCAATGCGGTTGGGCGTCCATTTTCCCCATTACAGACCGTCGTGTGAAATCGGACGTCTGCCCGCTCTTTTTCCGGCTCGGTATCGGTGATGCACTTGAACAAGCTTTTATGAATGCCGGCTTCACACATACCGATTCGTGCCGATTTTCGAAAAGGCTTGAATTCAGGGATGATGAAGAGGCGTGCGTTGCTGCATTTCTGGGCGGCGCTGTGGCACTGGCCTATCAAAAATTTGACAATCAAACCCGCGAGGAGGTTCATGCGGAGTACCTGGACTCAATACGTCAGTACAAACAAGCCGCCGGATACTCCATACCCGGAGAGTTCGTGATTGTAACAGGAACCAGATAA
- the mddA gene encoding methanethiol S-methyltransferase → MKRISAFIYSVISYFTFIGTFLYLVFFLGDMLVPKTVNSGDGAAALTAVLINLGLIGLFGVQHTVMARKSFKDRWTQIIPNPIERSTYVLFSSLAVIILMLFWQPLPGVIWDVETGWASMLLEWGFWLGWTIVFLSTWMIDHFNLFGLKQTWNYMKHHEMDHPGFMEPGFYKYVRHPLMTGFLIAFWSTPEMSTGHLIFSAGMTLYILVGVYFEEKAMMKRFGDKYGDYRERVPKFFPFFRKSEA, encoded by the coding sequence ATGAAACGTATTAGCGCTTTCATCTATTCCGTAATCAGCTATTTTACTTTCATCGGCACTTTTCTCTATTTGGTTTTTTTTCTGGGCGATATGCTGGTACCCAAAACCGTTAATTCAGGTGATGGAGCTGCAGCTCTTACAGCTGTTCTCATCAATCTGGGCTTGATTGGCCTGTTTGGTGTTCAGCATACGGTAATGGCCAGGAAATCTTTTAAGGACCGCTGGACACAAATTATTCCAAATCCGATAGAACGAAGCACCTATGTCCTTTTTTCAAGCCTTGCAGTGATCATCCTGATGCTGTTCTGGCAGCCCCTTCCGGGTGTGATCTGGGATGTTGAAACAGGCTGGGCATCCATGTTGCTGGAGTGGGGATTCTGGCTTGGATGGACGATCGTTTTTCTATCCACATGGATGATCGACCATTTCAATCTGTTCGGGTTGAAACAAACCTGGAACTACATGAAGCATCACGAAATGGATCATCCCGGTTTTATGGAGCCCGGTTTCTATAAATATGTCCGTCATCCACTCATGACAGGTTTTTTAATTGCCTTCTGGTCAACCCCCGAAATGAGCACCGGACATCTGATTTTTTCAGCCGGAATGACCCTATATATATTGGTTGGCGTTTACTTTGAAGAGAAGGCCATGATGAAACGGTTCGGCGACAAATACGGCGACTACAGGGAGAGAGTTCCAAAATTCTTTCCTTTCTTCAGGAAAAGTGAAGCTTAA